One part of the Spiribacter salinus M19-40 genome encodes these proteins:
- a CDS encoding beta strand repeat-containing protein, producing the protein MAKTFLDADDTFIVANNNSTIVGGNGSETIQINSGITGLELDGNIEKVELNNLAAADVELRVNNSNQLEFVNDGNVVATATAGLNSAVDVAFSDGNATLTQTGGASYTLADPDDDTDSVTVDANNSQDGNAVGLGDETSSDDDGGGDTGQTFTLTTSADSVDEGGSVVFTLDSENVSAGEEYSYSITGVDSADIDGSLTGTAKIGADGKATIAVNLNADEITEGAETLTLSVAGQTADVTVNDTSTTPEPETFTLTANDVSITEGDSGTNNMVFTAELDSAPTEATTVNFQTLTSGSATAGDDFDVAAGTIEFAAGQSTATATVTVNGDTAFEQDETVDVQFSGDSLTSSVTATGTITNDDVDPDTVPQTIALTTNVDTGADFVGAGADDTFRAVVGSDGTTANGTTLQAGDDLDGGAGSDELAISITGTHNNAVTRDTFTLSGIERVSVSNSEQSGNDDTISLSLATGVETVELSSSVANGNTVFDNVQNVVDAEMSNGEGNLTVNYANAAVAGTADEMKLTVSGVTAGTFSVDDGIETFSVVSSGTADNTLTEIDSGDVETLTISGSADLTVTDDVDGDVTTVDASVATGDIDVEEVNAAAMTLTGGAGDDTLEFDNQAANDTATGGAGNDRIIFAGGEFDNDDTVDGGDGTDTLVAQSADLTGYTIPDTATLSNIEALEVSDDLQDNLTTADLQAGINTVTLALDLDNGARTITLEAGAKTVNLQSALDAALTVEDTGTAVDDTLSIVNDQDGAVDVVSDENLAIDGFETVTIDGSANGATAQNLGDVTLTPDTDGTATLNLTGSDEFNAPDTITADVIDASGLTGDALLNMTAAAAGVETITGTANADTLLGDASSTINGGAGDDTITGGTGNDTLNGGAGADEITTDTGDDTVDGGAGDDTFTLAGNLTSADTIDGGVGDDTLNVTNLTGDALTNVSNVETVAITGNSTVSLSSNLVGGESLDLSDAANQSLTFADGYTAAISVALGDDAGDTVVNTAGIALTVSANSDNLDAGDDTTLTGSTDAVDTLNVTNATGTIDMQTDITDFDVVNVLDNANTDGNDVTIDVTNHGAADGTLTIDASALDDGEVLTVDGEADADLTVTGGAGADDIDLGAGSDTISTGAGDDTVRGASVLDATDTLDGGDGTDTLRTSAALTDIQLLNVSNFETLVATTDDTQTLAGEFSESGITTVRGEDGSDTDIDADGATVDVDFIAADTGTDDAEAFSGGTGDDDFIVGRLDGASAIDADDEFDGNTGTNRIILDNEDDDDNDTGDAVSATLDAGYTNFSTILVQDDATDDAAGDVSVTLDTAFAEASVTIDGSALDAGEVLTVDASNNNDEELVTVTGGAGADAITGGAGADTVVGGAGADTLVGNGGGDTLTGGAGADTFEYASTTDLDTDAGATTNSTSTSSDNITDFTSGTDSIALDLTLAAGDQTVDVTDKGDAGSISDGLALLSSTNGEYFFDTGSNRLVADLDGNGLIQATDLVVDLDGETGFDSSDLNVTVTGNTGDDTITTGAGSDTITGGDGADELTGGAGDDEFITDVGESATGSIDSLQDFGTGADRLVLRGEVANDTDLDLPGNITAADGVDAVFGNADDFSFTNDTGGSIDFDEQNVQLGDENQAYISDATNITGGDFDDVITGQGAANTITGGAGADTITGGAGADTLDGGDGADTFVFNDGDQADTVNNFVVGDDDFDIDNTDGNLVEDGTGDGTVDIDTVNVIDTAADITVASGIQIVDNGDGDIADADDLTTANIADRLNDTGDDNNGGGGDNIISFANADDEILFAISDGTDTAIVEADAGGDDTVIEQGELTVLITLDGIGDAGTLSAANFDGFA; encoded by the coding sequence ATGGCTAAGACATTCCTCGACGCCGACGACACGTTCATCGTTGCGAATAACAACAGCACAATCGTTGGTGGGAACGGCAGCGAGACCATTCAAATCAATTCGGGCATCACCGGCCTCGAGCTCGATGGCAACATTGAGAAGGTCGAACTCAACAATTTAGCAGCCGCTGACGTTGAGCTTCGCGTGAACAACAGCAACCAGCTGGAGTTTGTGAACGATGGCAACGTGGTTGCGACCGCTACGGCTGGGCTTAACTCGGCCGTTGATGTTGCTTTCAGTGATGGCAATGCAACGCTGACACAGACGGGTGGAGCGAGCTACACCCTCGCCGATCCGGACGACGACACCGATTCTGTGACGGTTGACGCCAATAACTCGCAGGACGGCAACGCTGTCGGCCTCGGTGACGAAACGTCCTCCGACGATGACGGCGGTGGCGACACCGGACAAACCTTCACCCTCACTACAAGTGCTGACTCTGTCGACGAAGGCGGCTCTGTTGTCTTCACTCTCGATTCAGAAAATGTCTCCGCCGGTGAGGAGTACAGCTATTCCATTACCGGGGTTGATAGCGCCGATATAGATGGCTCGCTCACTGGGACGGCCAAGATTGGGGCGGATGGCAAAGCGACCATTGCAGTAAATTTGAACGCCGATGAGATCACTGAGGGCGCCGAGACGCTGACCCTGTCGGTGGCCGGTCAGACGGCTGATGTGACGGTGAACGACACCTCCACGACGCCTGAGCCCGAGACCTTCACGCTGACAGCGAACGATGTGTCGATCACCGAGGGCGATAGCGGCACCAATAACATGGTGTTCACCGCGGAGCTCGATTCTGCGCCGACTGAAGCCACTACGGTTAACTTCCAGACCCTGACCTCCGGTAGTGCAACGGCGGGCGATGATTTTGACGTCGCGGCTGGCACGATCGAATTCGCTGCTGGCCAGAGCACAGCCACTGCGACCGTAACGGTGAATGGCGACACGGCGTTTGAGCAGGATGAGACGGTTGATGTTCAGTTCTCGGGCGACAGCCTGACATCTAGCGTGACTGCAACTGGCACCATCACGAACGACGACGTGGACCCCGACACTGTTCCGCAGACGATTGCTCTGACCACCAACGTAGACACTGGTGCAGACTTCGTTGGCGCTGGTGCCGACGATACGTTCCGTGCTGTGGTTGGCTCCGACGGCACCACCGCTAACGGCACCACGCTGCAAGCTGGTGACGACCTTGATGGTGGCGCAGGTTCCGACGAGCTGGCTATCAGCATCACCGGTACGCACAACAATGCCGTTACCCGTGACACCTTCACTCTGAGCGGCATCGAGCGTGTATCCGTCTCCAACTCGGAACAGTCAGGCAACGACGACACGATCTCGCTGAGCTTGGCGACTGGTGTCGAGACAGTTGAGCTGAGCAGCTCAGTTGCAAATGGCAACACTGTGTTTGACAACGTTCAGAACGTCGTAGACGCGGAGATGTCGAACGGTGAAGGTAATCTGACGGTCAACTATGCAAACGCAGCAGTGGCTGGTACCGCAGACGAAATGAAACTGACGGTTTCGGGCGTCACGGCCGGTACCTTTTCCGTCGACGATGGCATCGAAACTTTCTCGGTCGTGTCTTCGGGGACTGCAGATAACACGCTTACGGAAATCGACTCAGGCGATGTTGAAACTCTGACAATTTCTGGATCTGCAGATCTCACCGTCACTGACGATGTTGATGGAGATGTGACCACTGTGGACGCGTCCGTTGCGACTGGTGACATTGATGTTGAAGAGGTTAACGCTGCTGCCATGACCCTTACGGGTGGTGCAGGTGACGACACTCTTGAATTCGACAACCAAGCAGCTAACGATACAGCGACCGGCGGTGCTGGAAACGATCGTATCATTTTTGCTGGTGGTGAATTCGACAACGATGATACCGTCGATGGTGGTGACGGCACTGATACGCTGGTTGCGCAGTCCGCTGATCTGACCGGCTACACCATTCCGGACACTGCCACTTTGAGCAACATCGAAGCACTCGAAGTTTCAGACGATCTGCAGGATAATCTTACGACTGCAGATCTGCAGGCTGGAATCAACACGGTTACCTTGGCTTTGGATCTTGATAATGGTGCGCGTACCATTACATTGGAAGCTGGTGCCAAGACTGTGAATCTTCAGTCTGCGCTCGACGCTGCATTAACGGTTGAAGATACCGGCACTGCTGTGGACGACACTCTTTCGATCGTGAATGATCAGGATGGTGCCGTTGATGTGGTTAGTGATGAAAACCTTGCCATTGACGGCTTTGAAACTGTCACAATCGACGGCAGCGCCAACGGTGCTACAGCGCAGAATCTGGGCGATGTCACACTGACGCCGGACACGGATGGGACCGCGACGCTCAATCTCACCGGATCTGATGAGTTCAATGCACCGGACACGATTACCGCAGATGTCATTGATGCTTCCGGCCTCACTGGCGATGCACTCTTAAACATGACAGCTGCTGCTGCTGGTGTCGAAACCATCACGGGTACGGCTAATGCGGATACGCTGTTGGGTGACGCTTCGTCGACCATCAACGGTGGTGCTGGTGATGACACGATCACTGGTGGCACAGGCAACGATACGCTGAATGGTGGTGCTGGAGCTGACGAAATCACCACCGATACCGGTGATGACACGGTCGACGGGGGTGCTGGTGATGACACCTTCACTCTGGCGGGTAACTTGACCAGCGCAGACACTATCGATGGTGGTGTCGGCGACGACACACTTAATGTCACGAACTTGACAGGGGACGCTCTGACGAACGTCTCGAACGTCGAGACTGTCGCTATTACTGGCAATTCTACTGTATCTCTGTCCAGCAACCTTGTTGGTGGCGAGTCTCTCGATCTGTCAGACGCAGCTAACCAGTCGTTGACCTTTGCCGACGGCTATACTGCGGCAATCTCGGTCGCCCTCGGTGACGATGCTGGAGACACGGTTGTTAACACTGCTGGTATCGCACTTACTGTCAGCGCCAATTCAGACAATCTTGATGCGGGAGACGACACGACCCTGACCGGTAGCACCGACGCTGTGGACACACTCAACGTGACCAACGCGACTGGTACCATCGATATGCAGACGGACATCACCGACTTCGACGTCGTCAATGTTCTCGATAATGCCAATACCGACGGTAACGATGTTACGATCGACGTTACAAACCACGGCGCGGCTGATGGGACCCTGACGATCGACGCATCGGCATTGGATGATGGTGAGGTTCTCACAGTCGATGGGGAGGCTGATGCCGACCTCACGGTGACTGGTGGTGCCGGTGCTGATGACATTGATCTCGGTGCTGGTAGCGACACCATATCGACAGGTGCAGGTGACGATACGGTTCGTGGCGCTAGCGTTTTGGATGCCACTGACACGCTCGATGGTGGTGATGGCACTGACACCCTTCGGACTTCGGCTGCGCTCACAGACATTCAGCTTCTGAATGTGTCGAACTTCGAAACCCTTGTGGCGACCACAGACGATACTCAGACACTTGCTGGCGAGTTCAGTGAGTCTGGGATTACCACCGTTCGTGGTGAGGACGGCAGTGATACTGACATTGACGCCGACGGTGCGACCGTAGACGTCGACTTCATTGCGGCCGATACCGGCACCGATGACGCCGAGGCGTTTTCCGGTGGTACCGGAGACGACGATTTCATCGTCGGGCGCCTTGATGGTGCATCTGCAATCGACGCCGACGATGAATTCGACGGGAATACCGGTACAAACCGCATTATCCTCGACAACGAAGATGATGATGACAACGACACCGGTGACGCCGTGAGCGCAACACTGGACGCCGGTTACACCAACTTCAGCACTATCTTGGTGCAGGACGATGCGACTGATGACGCGGCTGGTGATGTTAGTGTGACGCTTGATACAGCCTTTGCCGAGGCGTCCGTTACAATTGATGGCTCTGCACTGGATGCCGGGGAAGTCCTCACGGTTGACGCCTCTAACAACAATGACGAAGAGCTTGTCACTGTAACTGGTGGTGCTGGTGCTGACGCCATTACTGGCGGTGCTGGTGCCGACACAGTTGTTGGTGGTGCTGGTGCTGACACCCTTGTTGGTAATGGCGGCGGAGACACCCTCACCGGTGGTGCTGGTGCCGATACCTTCGAGTATGCCTCTACGACTGATCTTGATACCGACGCAGGCGCCACGACGAACTCAACCAGTACGTCTAGCGACAACATTACTGACTTCACAAGCGGTACGGACAGCATCGCGCTAGATTTGACCCTTGCAGCAGGTGACCAGACGGTAGATGTCACCGACAAGGGCGATGCCGGGTCCATTTCCGATGGTCTTGCGTTGCTTAGCAGTACCAATGGCGAGTACTTCTTTGACACCGGTAGTAACCGACTAGTCGCGGACTTGGACGGCAACGGGTTGATTCAGGCAACGGACTTGGTTGTTGATCTCGACGGAGAAACCGGCTTCGATAGTTCGGACCTGAACGTTACTGTAACTGGCAATACTGGCGACGACACCATTACAACCGGTGCTGGCAGTGACACCATCACGGGTGGTGACGGTGCTGACGAGCTGACTGGCGGTGCTGGGGATGATGAATTCATCACTGATGTTGGTGAAAGTGCCACTGGCTCGATCGACAGCCTCCAAGATTTTGGGACTGGTGCTGACCGTTTGGTACTCCGTGGTGAAGTGGCGAATGATACCGATCTAGACCTTCCCGGTAATATAACTGCAGCAGATGGAGTTGATGCTGTCTTTGGAAATGCCGATGACTTCTCGTTCACAAATGACACAGGTGGCTCAATCGACTTTGATGAGCAGAATGTTCAGTTAGGTGACGAAAATCAGGCGTATATCAGCGATGCAACTAACATCACTGGTGGTGACTTTGACGATGTTATAACTGGTCAGGGAGCCGCTAACACCATCACGGGTGGTGCTGGTGCTGACACCATCACGGGTGGTGCTGGTGCTGACACGCTGGACGGCGGTGATGGTGCAGATACGTTCGTCTTTAACGATGGAGACCAAGCAGACACTGTCAACAACTTCGTCGTAGGGGACGATGACTTTGACATCGACAATACTGATGGCAACCTTGTAGAAGATGGTACTGGTGACGGTACAGTCGACATCGACACTGTTAACGTAATCGACACGGCTGCTGATATCACAGTGGCTAGTGGTATTCAGATCGTTGATAACGGTGATGGTGATATTGCGGATGCGGATGATCTGACTACTGCCAACATTGCGGATCGCCTGAACGATACGGGTGATGACAACAATGGTGGTGGAGGTGACAACATCATTTCGTTCGCCAACGCAGACGATGAAATACTCTTCGCTATCAGTGATGGAACCGACACAGCGATCGTTGAAGCGGACGCTGGCGGCGATGACACCGTTATTGAGCAAGGAGAGCTGACTGTTCTCATCACGCTTGATGGCATCGGCGATGCTGGTACGTTGAGTGCGGCTAACTTTGACGGCTTTGCCTAA
- a CDS encoding polysaccharide pyruvyl transferase family protein codes for MQILFSGHNSCFNRGCEAFVRTSAQAFKQLWPQSQITLPTRTPADDAQALSDLGDYVHPQGRHAGLLERALCRAQQRHGLAALAVWPGPVPRRWHRALQGVDLVVAVGGDTYSLDYGVPSGIAGFDGLAAAAGVPVVLWGASVGPFRALPAYERALARSLARYRLIGARESLTQAYLEDELGLTNVVAMIDPAFALAPEPLPASTDWLTAIGRAERVIGLNLSDLIAQQAGGEAALAAATAQWLQAVLSDPGTWVVLIPHVANPRQPGRSDGPFMRRVMAAADITPAQAARVVMAGEDWRAGQYKQLVAHCDVLLAARTHLTIAGFSQGIPTVSLGYSQKARGLNIDVYGTEQFHIAASAVSADSLQAAIEAALSARETLQGHSLRYTQAGQQRNEAVLAQAPGWLAAESPAA; via the coding sequence ATGCAGATCCTGTTTAGCGGGCACAACAGTTGCTTTAACCGGGGTTGCGAGGCCTTCGTGCGCACAAGCGCCCAGGCCTTCAAACAGCTATGGCCGCAATCGCAGATCACGCTGCCCACGCGGACGCCCGCCGACGATGCACAAGCGCTCTCTGACCTCGGCGATTACGTCCATCCACAAGGCCGCCACGCCGGGCTTTTAGAGCGCGCTCTGTGCCGCGCTCAGCAGCGCCATGGCCTTGCCGCACTTGCTGTCTGGCCGGGGCCTGTCCCACGCCGCTGGCATCGCGCGCTCCAAGGGGTCGATCTGGTGGTCGCGGTGGGTGGGGATACCTACTCACTGGACTACGGCGTGCCCAGTGGAATAGCGGGGTTTGATGGTTTGGCGGCCGCCGCGGGCGTACCTGTCGTGCTGTGGGGGGCGTCCGTGGGCCCGTTCCGAGCATTGCCAGCCTACGAGCGCGCGCTGGCCCGATCACTGGCCCGCTACCGGCTCATCGGCGCCCGAGAATCCCTGACCCAGGCCTATTTGGAAGACGAACTGGGCCTCACCAATGTGGTCGCCATGATCGATCCGGCGTTTGCCCTGGCGCCAGAGCCGCTACCCGCCTCGACAGATTGGCTCACCGCTATTGGGCGTGCGGAGCGCGTGATCGGCTTGAACCTGAGCGATCTCATCGCCCAGCAGGCCGGTGGCGAAGCGGCCCTGGCCGCCGCGACCGCGCAGTGGCTGCAGGCGGTGCTGAGCGATCCGGGCACATGGGTGGTGCTGATCCCCCACGTTGCCAATCCACGGCAACCTGGCCGCAGCGATGGGCCATTCATGCGCCGCGTAATGGCGGCGGCGGACATCACGCCAGCGCAGGCCGCGCGGGTGGTGATGGCGGGTGAGGACTGGCGGGCCGGGCAGTACAAACAACTGGTCGCCCATTGTGATGTGCTACTGGCCGCGCGCACGCACCTGACGATTGCCGGGTTCTCCCAGGGTATCCCCACGGTGTCATTGGGCTACAGCCAGAAGGCCCGCGGTCTTAACATCGATGTCTATGGCACCGAACAGTTTCATATCGCGGCCTCGGCGGTCTCGGCTGATTCGCTGCAGGCTGCCATCGAGGCGGCGCTCAGCGCGCGCGAGACACTCCAAGGCCATTCACTGCGCTACACCCAAGCGGGCCAGCAGCGCAACGAAGCGGTACTCGCGCAAGCGCCCGGGTGGCTTGCCGCGGAGTCGCCCGCGGCATGA
- a CDS encoding group 1 glycosyl transferase: MKRAVSLWLLDKVDPPTESFIDGMLAEALPKTGKTSVILLVSRHPARPNKPYRYGRAICVPRLLARRHVARFLNFPLAWWLLVRLQRRISRQGRRCAWFVRNEPVYLAAAVCARRKDTPVIYQQSFPHDDFCRNPVKRGVARRILRGCRRGVDGLLAVSPLGLSRLSGQFPDAVKGAVIPLLAPRPALPDPLPVPTRHSPCECVYIGTHEPARQLDVVLEGVRLAVAEGVDVRATFIGGHPDDVTRLRGVPGVLSLEAQDRVRFVPPFPRAQLLEQLPGFDVGLSLIPPTDIFRESSPTKLTEYIGAGLAVLASSGIPLQEQFVTESGAGELVRFDPAAIAVGLGQLATEAQRCHGSRRRAARDYALRQLTYDQHVDALLDWVGDDQN; the protein is encoded by the coding sequence ATGAAGCGCGCGGTGAGTCTCTGGCTGCTGGACAAAGTGGATCCGCCCACCGAGTCCTTTATTGACGGCATGCTCGCCGAGGCCCTGCCAAAGACCGGCAAAACGTCGGTGATTCTTCTGGTTAGCCGTCATCCCGCGCGGCCGAATAAGCCGTATCGCTATGGCAGGGCGATCTGCGTGCCGCGGCTGCTGGCTCGGCGGCATGTGGCGCGGTTTCTTAACTTTCCACTTGCCTGGTGGCTTCTGGTGCGGCTGCAGCGTCGGATCAGCCGCCAAGGCCGTCGCTGCGCGTGGTTTGTGCGAAACGAGCCGGTGTATCTTGCCGCGGCGGTTTGTGCCCGGCGCAAGGACACGCCGGTGATCTACCAGCAGTCGTTCCCGCATGACGACTTTTGCAGGAACCCGGTCAAGCGGGGCGTTGCCCGCCGCATCTTGCGGGGGTGCCGGCGCGGCGTGGATGGGCTGCTGGCTGTCTCGCCATTGGGGCTAAGCCGGTTATCCGGTCAGTTTCCCGACGCCGTCAAAGGGGCGGTGATCCCGTTGCTGGCGCCCCGTCCCGCTTTACCAGACCCGCTGCCTGTGCCGACACGACACTCACCCTGCGAGTGCGTGTATATCGGCACCCATGAACCCGCTCGCCAACTCGATGTTGTCCTGGAAGGCGTTCGTCTGGCGGTGGCTGAGGGTGTGGATGTGCGTGCGACCTTCATCGGAGGGCATCCGGATGATGTCACTCGGCTGCGGGGCGTGCCCGGCGTATTAAGCCTGGAGGCCCAGGACCGGGTCCGCTTTGTTCCGCCATTTCCCCGGGCCCAGCTGCTTGAGCAGCTTCCCGGTTTTGACGTGGGGCTCTCGCTCATTCCGCCCACCGACATTTTCCGTGAGTCATCGCCCACGAAACTCACTGAATACATTGGTGCCGGGCTCGCGGTGCTTGCCTCATCCGGTATTCCCTTGCAAGAACAGTTTGTTACGGAATCTGGCGCAGGCGAGCTGGTGCGGTTTGATCCCGCTGCAATAGCCGTGGGGTTGGGCCAGCTTGCGACTGAAGCACAGCGATGCCATGGATCGCGTCGGCGTGCTGCCAGGGACTATGCATTACGACAATTAACGTATGACCAGCACGTCGATGCCCTGCTCGATTGGGTGGGTGATGACCAGAATTGA
- a CDS encoding glycosyltransferase family 2 protein, with amino-acid sequence MITVIIPTCDRPARLARALASVSAQGVAPAQVVVVDNGRTPTQPIALEELEVSTTRAPVRCGAAQARNIGAVLAQSEWLAFLDDDDTWHTDYLSACHQAMTADTATRLWLGGVELLDEAGQVTAVKRWDAGKPRAVLWRNPGVVGSNVVIHRETFLQVGGFDQRLACGEDRALLWRCLRAEVPVARVPGARAFLQSHGEGRLSDPGPLLHGKAHFAWLYRREMRWRERLATLANMAMGLWVAARQGLLRR; translated from the coding sequence ATGATCACCGTCATCATCCCCACGTGTGATCGCCCAGCGCGACTGGCCCGCGCGCTTGCCTCAGTCTCGGCGCAAGGCGTGGCGCCTGCGCAGGTGGTTGTTGTGGACAACGGGCGCACACCGACCCAGCCCATCGCACTCGAGGAGCTGGAGGTGAGCACCACGCGGGCGCCGGTGCGGTGTGGTGCCGCCCAGGCCCGCAACATCGGCGCGGTGCTGGCACAGAGCGAGTGGTTGGCCTTTCTCGACGATGACGATACCTGGCATACGGATTATCTCAGTGCCTGCCATCAGGCAATGACGGCCGATACCGCAACGCGGTTGTGGCTTGGCGGCGTTGAGTTGCTGGACGAGGCAGGTCAGGTCACCGCGGTCAAGCGCTGGGATGCCGGGAAGCCGCGCGCCGTGCTCTGGCGTAATCCCGGTGTGGTTGGCAGCAATGTGGTCATCCATCGCGAGACATTTCTGCAGGTGGGTGGATTTGATCAGCGACTGGCCTGTGGTGAGGATCGCGCCCTGCTGTGGCGCTGCCTGCGCGCGGAGGTGCCGGTGGCGCGGGTACCCGGCGCCCGCGCGTTCCTGCAAAGCCATGGCGAGGGCCGGCTGAGTGACCCAGGGCCGCTATTACACGGCAAAGCGCATTTCGCGTGGCTCTACCGGCGTGAGATGCGCTGGCGCGAGCGGCTGGCAACACTCGCGAATATGGCGATGGGCCTCTGGGTGGCCGCACGCCAGGGGCTGCTCCGCCGATGA
- a CDS encoding FG-GAP repeat domain-containing protein: MARGVPNYAEAISPAVSGDVISRFREGFAVRDVNGDRKPDLVITETGDTDQPIQPDDTPITIMLGDDDYRFTQADTSDLPPAGWINDYVFLDSDEDGYVEIVAIDHGREIDYSSEYWESLPVYEYAQEKAAFVDRTDVTIGNEPGFYHNASASADLTGNGLKDFVVARLEEIPINIFEGNADSVMRDATQEILGDRYQALTDFDSQEYLRAGAAGILDYGGDGDYDAITLPYKFYPGETGQQEGHVFEFEDGELVDDFSQEVRSGSDFELGDDWGYSFLRTRDINDDGLMDVVALAENPEIAPAGEASFVSMLQRPEGGFTVSKAFPDQPLVTSREADTFLGSEWIDLKFSLEDLDGDGDPDLYWPDWTATESSSMEAGLYFNDGNGAFYRDPAKAQQITDQIDWPSGNQTRTWMEDINADGIGDFLAMSSEWSGGQDETTIRAFTSQTEIARAADEMAFSGNRARYRIDSEGNDFVVFDELGLKTPRLIPEGGIAHFQDQSLTLGNAAPPPSYQAMNAPFADAMTDDQDDIATVKAAYEQLLGYPDADKMADAQARIDYWVGQLRSDTVATRHFAAEFLHTAETERGHLISETTFSNNQKVVNELSKLESFDGIEDIAAVAVEHRLPDTASAASAIAPSEDTEDLLTLTGVDSGSLSSAGGREIDGAMA; encoded by the coding sequence ATGGCACGCGGTGTACCGAACTATGCAGAAGCAATTAGCCCAGCTGTATCAGGCGATGTTATTTCGCGATTCCGCGAAGGATTCGCTGTTCGTGATGTAAACGGGGATCGCAAGCCCGACCTTGTCATCACCGAAACTGGAGACACCGATCAGCCGATTCAGCCAGATGACACCCCGATCACCATCATGCTGGGGGATGATGACTATCGCTTTACCCAAGCGGACACCAGTGATTTGCCACCCGCCGGGTGGATCAACGATTACGTCTTCCTTGATAGCGATGAAGACGGGTATGTCGAGATCGTCGCGATCGACCATGGACGTGAAATAGACTACTCCAGCGAATACTGGGAGAGCCTCCCTGTTTACGAATACGCCCAGGAAAAGGCCGCCTTTGTCGATCGCACGGATGTAACCATCGGAAATGAACCCGGCTTTTACCACAACGCCTCCGCCAGCGCTGATCTAACGGGCAATGGTCTCAAGGACTTTGTCGTCGCCCGTCTCGAAGAGATTCCAATTAACATCTTCGAGGGTAATGCCGACTCAGTGATGCGCGACGCCACGCAAGAAATTCTCGGTGACCGGTATCAAGCGCTGACAGATTTCGACAGCCAAGAATATCTTCGAGCAGGTGCTGCGGGGATACTCGACTATGGCGGCGACGGAGACTACGACGCGATCACATTGCCCTATAAGTTCTACCCTGGAGAAACCGGGCAGCAAGAGGGCCATGTCTTCGAGTTTGAAGATGGGGAGCTTGTCGACGATTTCAGCCAAGAAGTCAGAAGCGGTTCCGATTTTGAGCTTGGCGATGATTGGGGCTACTCGTTCCTGCGCACCAGGGACATCAATGATGATGGCCTCATGGATGTTGTCGCCTTAGCAGAGAATCCTGAAATAGCTCCTGCTGGCGAGGCGTCCTTCGTCTCAATGCTCCAGAGGCCAGAGGGCGGGTTTACGGTTTCCAAGGCATTCCCTGATCAGCCATTGGTAACCAGTCGTGAGGCCGATACCTTCCTGGGTAGTGAATGGATTGATCTGAAATTTAGCCTGGAAGACCTGGACGGCGATGGTGACCCCGATCTGTACTGGCCTGACTGGACGGCCACGGAAAGCAGCTCCATGGAAGCGGGCTTGTATTTCAACGATGGGAACGGCGCTTTTTACAGAGACCCAGCTAAAGCTCAACAGATTACGGATCAAATTGACTGGCCATCCGGTAACCAGACACGCACCTGGATGGAAGACATCAATGCTGACGGCATCGGCGATTTCCTTGCTATGTCATCGGAATGGAGCGGGGGGCAAGACGAAACAACCATTCGTGCCTTCACCTCGCAAACAGAGATTGCCCGGGCGGCAGACGAAATGGCGTTTAGTGGCAATCGTGCTCGCTATCGCATCGACAGCGAGGGGAATGACTTCGTCGTGTTTGATGAGCTCGGGCTGAAAACCCCACGACTGATTCCAGAGGGCGGCATCGCCCATTTCCAGGATCAAAGCCTCACATTGGGTAACGCCGCACCACCGCCCTCATACCAGGCAATGAACGCACCTTTTGCTGACGCGATGACTGATGATCAAGACGACATAGCAACCGTCAAGGCCGCCTATGAGCAGCTACTCGGTTATCCGGATGCTGACAAGATGGCTGATGCGCAGGCCCGAATCGACTACTGGGTGGGGCAGCTGCGGTCTGACACAGTCGCAACACGCCACTTCGCTGCCGAATTCTTGCACACAGCAGAGACTGAACGGGGTCACCTCATCAGTGAAACGACCTTTTCGAACAACCAGAAAGTGGTCAATGAGCTGAGTAAATTGGAGAGCTTTGACGGCATTGAGGACATCGCCGCCGTGGCCGTAGAGCACCGGCTGCCTGATACAGCGTCAGCCGCGTCGGCAATAGCCCCCAGTGAGGACACTGAAGACCTATTGACTTTGACCGGAGTGGATA